From Drosophila yakuba strain Tai18E2 chromosome 2L, Prin_Dyak_Tai18E2_2.1, whole genome shotgun sequence, one genomic window encodes:
- the LOC122319498 gene encoding uncharacterized protein K02A2.6-like has product MMPHAFAYQDDIIVIQEHKRNLKEVFRRLRAENLKVNADKCMFFRKELQYLGHRVTDQGIGTDPEKVAAIAQLKPPGNVKELRQYLGVASWYRRFVPDFATKGQLNIVADDLSRQPLQETSRRITAKEEGQPDEQQECRWVDEMRRKMKQDPQKYPDYLEEAGQLYRHIPDRAGNEDVLQAAGKLLTQVPEEPWATVCADFVGPLPRSKHGNSMRLVLVDRFSKWTEIVPLRRATTETLRKAVRERIVARYGVPKIMITDNGVQFTSRAFKRFLEELGVKQQLTAPYTPQENPTERANRTGREPRLPNTLFDEQTAGTGRCPQTPVENAEKLKEIFELVRRNMERAAQDIGTPL; this is encoded by the exons atgatgccacacgcGTTTGCGTACCAGGACGACATAATTGTGATACAAGAACACAAGCGCAACCTGAAAGAGGTTTTCCGGAGGCTAAGGGCGGAAAATCTGAAAGTTAACGCAGATAAGTGCATGTTCTTTCGGAAGGAGCTACAATACCTGGGCCACCGAGTGACGGATCagggcatcggaacggatccggagaaaGTGGCGGCAATAGCTCAGCTAAAGCCCCCAGGAAACGTGAAGGAGCTGCGACAGTACCTaggagtggcgtcgtggtacagaCGTTTTGTACCAGATTTTGCGAC AAAGGGCCAGCTAAACATCGTCGCGGACGACCTGTCGCGacagccgctgcaggaaacTAGCCGCAGGATAACGGCGAAGGAAGAAGGGCAACCGGACGAGCAGCAGGAGTGCAGGTGGGTAGATGAGATGCGGAGAAAAATGAAGCAGGATCCCCAAAAATACCCAGACTACCTAGAGGAGGCCGGCCAACTGTATAGGCACATTCCGGACCGGGCAGGAaacgaggatgtg CTGCAAGCAGCCGGAAAACTGCTGACACAGGTGCCGGAAGAACCATGGGCGACCGTATGCGCGGACTTTGTAGGCCCCTTGCCGAGGTCAAAGCACGGGAATTCGATGCGcctggtcctggtggacaggttctccaagtggaccgagatcgttccATTGCGTAGGGCGACCACCGAGACGCTACGAAAGGCCGTGCGAGAGCGGATAGTGGCCAGGTACGGAGTGCCAAAAAtcatgatcacggacaacggagtccaaTTTACGAGCAGGGCGTTCAAGAGGTTcttggaggagctgggtgtaaAACAGCAGCTCACGGCTCCATATACTCCGCAAGAAAACCCGACGGAAAGGGCCAACAGGACC GGAAGAGAACCGAGGCTGCCAAATACGTTgttcgacgaacagacggccggaaCGGGCAGATGTCCACAGACGCCGGTAGAAAACGCGGAAAAACTCAAGGAGATCTTCGAACTGGTGCGGAGAAACATGGAAAGGGCTGCGCAGGATATAGGCACGCCACTATAA